From one Streptomyces sp. ICC1 genomic stretch:
- a CDS encoding NAD-dependent epimerase/dehydratase family protein, whose product MSVRGKRILVTGGAGTIGSHLVDLLVDNGAREIVVLDNFVRGRTANLARALPSGVVDLVEGDIRDVAAVRKATEGADLVFHLAAIRITQCAEEPRLANEVMVDGTFNVLEAAAAAGVGKVIASSSASVYGMAESFPTTERHHAYNNDTFYGAAKAFNEGVLRSFHAMYGLDYVALRYFNVYGPRMDIHGLYTEVLIRWMERIAAGEPPLILGDGTQTMDFVHVRDIARANLLAAESDLTDEVFNVASGSETSLLDLANGLLEAMDAQGMVPEHGPARAVNGVTRRLADTSAASERLGFTAGIDLRAGLRDLVDWWRAERAADAAAAAAGEAPAAEAGR is encoded by the coding sequence TTGAGCGTACGAGGCAAGAGGATTCTGGTCACCGGCGGAGCGGGCACGATCGGCTCGCACCTGGTGGACCTGCTGGTGGACAACGGGGCGCGCGAGATCGTCGTGCTCGACAACTTCGTGCGGGGGCGGACCGCGAACCTGGCCCGCGCCCTGCCCAGCGGAGTGGTGGACCTGGTCGAGGGCGACATCCGCGACGTCGCCGCGGTGCGCAAGGCGACCGAGGGGGCCGATCTGGTCTTCCACCTCGCCGCGATCCGGATCACCCAGTGCGCGGAGGAGCCGCGGCTGGCGAACGAGGTGATGGTCGACGGCACGTTCAACGTGCTCGAGGCCGCCGCGGCCGCCGGGGTGGGCAAGGTCATCGCCTCGTCCTCGGCCTCCGTCTACGGGATGGCGGAGTCCTTCCCGACCACCGAGCGCCACCACGCGTACAACAACGACACCTTCTACGGGGCCGCGAAGGCCTTCAACGAGGGTGTGCTGCGCAGCTTCCACGCGATGTACGGGCTGGACTACGTCGCGCTGCGCTACTTCAACGTCTACGGCCCCCGGATGGACATCCACGGGCTGTACACCGAGGTGCTGATCCGCTGGATGGAGCGGATCGCCGCGGGCGAGCCGCCGCTGATCCTCGGCGACGGCACCCAGACCATGGACTTCGTCCACGTCAGGGACATCGCGCGGGCCAACCTGCTGGCCGCCGAATCGGACCTGACCGACGAGGTGTTCAACGTCGCGAGCGGGTCCGAGACCAGCCTCCTCGACCTGGCGAACGGCCTGCTGGAGGCCATGGACGCGCAGGGCATGGTGCCGGAGCACGGACCGGCCCGCGCCGTGAACGGGGTGACCCGCCGCCTCGCGGACACCTCGGCGGCCTCGGAGCGCCTCGGCTTCACCGCCGGGATCGACCTGCGCGCGGGGCTGCGCGACCTGGTGGACTGGTGGCGGGCCGAGCGCGCCGCGGACGCCGCCGCTGCCGCCGCCGGCGAGGCCCCCGCCGCGGAGGCCGGCCGATGA
- a CDS encoding DegT/DnrJ/EryC1/StrS family aminotransferase, which yields MSAATEPAAGPARIPVMIPWLGEEEARAAADAVLSGWVAQGPRVAEFERAFAERVGAEHGIAVSSCTTALHLALIALDLGPGDEVVVPSLSFIATANAVRYVGAHPVFADVEEATGNLTPATVDAVRTPRTKAVLAVHQGGVPADVHALRAACADWGVPLVEDAACGIGATVGGKSVGQGALLAAWSFHPRKVITTGEGGMVTTDDAEWAERLRRLREHGMNVSAAQRHASSKPIAESYLEVGYNYRMTDIQAAVGLVQLGKLDAIVSRRRELAARYGELLAGIPGLRPVRDPGHGEGNFQSYWVLLTEDFPVGRDELLDVLAEAGISARRGIMASHLEPAYAGHGAAPLPVTERISRDSLILPLFHTMTREQQDRVVAALRGRAGG from the coding sequence ATGAGCGCCGCGACCGAGCCCGCCGCCGGACCCGCCCGGATCCCCGTCATGATCCCGTGGCTCGGCGAGGAGGAGGCCCGGGCGGCCGCCGACGCGGTCCTGTCCGGCTGGGTCGCCCAGGGCCCCAGGGTCGCGGAGTTCGAGCGGGCCTTCGCCGAGCGGGTGGGCGCCGAGCACGGCATCGCCGTGAGCTCGTGCACCACCGCGCTGCACCTGGCGCTGATCGCACTGGACCTCGGTCCGGGCGACGAGGTCGTCGTGCCCTCGCTGTCCTTCATCGCCACGGCCAACGCGGTGCGCTACGTCGGGGCGCACCCGGTGTTCGCGGACGTCGAGGAAGCCACCGGGAACCTGACCCCCGCCACCGTGGACGCCGTGCGCACCCCGCGCACCAAGGCCGTGCTCGCCGTCCACCAGGGCGGGGTGCCCGCGGACGTGCACGCCCTGCGCGCGGCCTGCGCCGACTGGGGCGTCCCGCTGGTGGAGGACGCCGCCTGCGGCATCGGCGCGACCGTGGGCGGCAAGTCGGTCGGCCAGGGCGCCCTGCTGGCAGCCTGGTCCTTCCACCCCCGCAAGGTGATCACCACCGGCGAGGGCGGCATGGTGACCACCGACGACGCCGAGTGGGCCGAGCGGCTGCGCCGCCTGCGCGAACACGGCATGAACGTGTCCGCCGCGCAGCGCCACGCGAGCAGCAAGCCGATCGCCGAGAGCTACCTGGAAGTCGGCTACAACTACCGGATGACCGACATCCAGGCCGCGGTCGGCCTGGTGCAACTGGGCAAGCTGGACGCGATCGTGTCCCGCCGGCGCGAGCTGGCGGCCCGCTACGGGGAACTGCTCGCCGGGATCCCCGGCCTGCGCCCGGTCCGGGACCCCGGTCACGGCGAGGGCAACTTCCAGTCGTACTGGGTGCTGCTGACCGAGGACTTCCCGGTCGGCCGGGACGAGCTGCTCGACGTGCTCGCCGAGGCCGGGATCTCGGCCCGGCGCGGGATCATGGCCTCGCACCTGGAGCCGGCCTACGCCGGGCACGGGGCGGCACCGCTGCCGGTGACCGAGCGGATCAGCCGCGACTCGCTGATCCTGCCGCTGTTCCACACGATGACCCGCGAGCAGCAGGACCGGGTGGTGGCGGCGCTGCGCGGACGGGCCGGCGGATGA